From Camelus bactrianus isolate YW-2024 breed Bactrian camel chromosome 16, ASM4877302v1, whole genome shotgun sequence, the proteins below share one genomic window:
- the LOC105064397 gene encoding rap1 GTPase-activating protein 2-like isoform X1, translated as MTHGQTGVESLYTVFRDRETVFPVSTKLPSTEGDTQQLQRKRHIGNDIVAIIFQEENTPFVPDMIASNFLHAYIVVQAENLGMETPSYKVAVTAREYVPAFGPPLPSPRFPEGPRVQGVSAHQAHQRRECCKSDKFAKLETGRGQPSWTTFTMNSTPTRRPCWDWAQKRTSLRVGAMGDSWSLSRFCNREEQT; from the exons ATGACCCACGGACAGACAGGGGTGGAATCACTGTACACAGTATTCCGGGACAGGGAGACCGTGTTTCCTGTCTCCACAAAGCTGCCGTCTACCGAGGGAGACACCCAGCAG CTCCAGAGAAAGAGACACATTGGGAATGACATTGTGGCCATCATCTTCCAAGAAGAAAACACACCGTTTGTCCCAGATATGATTGCATCCAACTTCTTACATGCCTACATTGTCGTGCAGGCTGAGAACCTGGGCATGGAGACCCCATCCTACAAG GTTGCAGTCACTGCCCGGGAATATGTGCCTGCCTTTGGCccacctctgcccagcccccgtTTTCCAGAAG GGCCCAGAGTTCAGGGAGTTTCTGCTCACCAAGCTCACCAACGCAGAGAATGCTGCAAGTCAGACAAGTTTGCGAAGCTGGAG ACCGGACGAGGGCAGCCCTCCTGGACAACCTTCACGATGAACTCCACGCCCACACGCAGGCCATGCTGGGACTGGGCCCAGAAGAGGACAAGTTTGAGAGTGGGGGCCATGGGGGATTCCTGGAGTCTTTCAAG
- the LOC105064397 gene encoding rap1 GTPase-activating protein 2-like isoform X8, giving the protein MTHGQTGVESLYTVFRDRETVFPVSTKLPSTEGDTQQLQRKRHIGNDIVAIIFQEENTPFVPDMIASNFLHAYIVVQAENLGMETPSYKVAVTAREYVPAFGPPLPSPRFPEDRTRAALLDNLHDELHAHTQAMLGLGPEEDKFESGGHGGFLESFKVL; this is encoded by the exons ATGACCCACGGACAGACAGGGGTGGAATCACTGTACACAGTATTCCGGGACAGGGAGACCGTGTTTCCTGTCTCCACAAAGCTGCCGTCTACCGAGGGAGACACCCAGCAG CTCCAGAGAAAGAGACACATTGGGAATGACATTGTGGCCATCATCTTCCAAGAAGAAAACACACCGTTTGTCCCAGATATGATTGCATCCAACTTCTTACATGCCTACATTGTCGTGCAGGCTGAGAACCTGGGCATGGAGACCCCATCCTACAAG GTTGCAGTCACTGCCCGGGAATATGTGCCTGCCTTTGGCccacctctgcccagcccccgtTTTCCAGAAG ACCGGACGAGGGCAGCCCTCCTGGACAACCTTCACGATGAACTCCACGCCCACACGCAGGCCATGCTGGGACTGGGCCCAGAAGAGGACAAGTTTGAGAGTGGGGGCCATGGGGGATTCCTGGAGTCTTTCAAG
- the LOC105064397 gene encoding rap1 GTPase-activating protein 2-like isoform X3 has translation MTHGQTGVESLYTVFRDRETVFPVSTKLPSTEGDTQQLQRKRHIGNDIVAIIFQEENTPFVPDMIASNFLHAYIVVQAENLGMETPSYKVAVTAREYVPAFGPPLPSPRFPEGPRVQGVSAHQAHQRRECCKSDKFAKLETGRGQPSWTTFTMNSTPTRRPCWDWAQKRTSLRVGAMGDSWSLSR, from the exons ATGACCCACGGACAGACAGGGGTGGAATCACTGTACACAGTATTCCGGGACAGGGAGACCGTGTTTCCTGTCTCCACAAAGCTGCCGTCTACCGAGGGAGACACCCAGCAG CTCCAGAGAAAGAGACACATTGGGAATGACATTGTGGCCATCATCTTCCAAGAAGAAAACACACCGTTTGTCCCAGATATGATTGCATCCAACTTCTTACATGCCTACATTGTCGTGCAGGCTGAGAACCTGGGCATGGAGACCCCATCCTACAAG GTTGCAGTCACTGCCCGGGAATATGTGCCTGCCTTTGGCccacctctgcccagcccccgtTTTCCAGAAG GGCCCAGAGTTCAGGGAGTTTCTGCTCACCAAGCTCACCAACGCAGAGAATGCTGCAAGTCAGACAAGTTTGCGAAGCTGGAG ACCGGACGAGGGCAGCCCTCCTGGACAACCTTCACGATGAACTCCACGCCCACACGCAGGCCATGCTGGGACTGGGCCCAGAAGAGGACAAGTTTGAGAGTGGGGGCCATGGGGGATTCCTGGAGTCTTTCAAG
- the LOC105064397 gene encoding rap1 GTPase-activating protein 2-like isoform X7 gives MTHGQTGVESLYTVFRDRETVFPVSTKLPSTEGDTQQLQRKRHIGNDIVAIIFQEENTPFVPDMIASNFLHAYIVVQAENLGMETPSYKVAVTAREYVPAFGPPLPSPRFPEDRTRAALLDNLHDELHAHTQAMLGLGPEEDKFESGGHGGFLESFKEVD, from the exons ATGACCCACGGACAGACAGGGGTGGAATCACTGTACACAGTATTCCGGGACAGGGAGACCGTGTTTCCTGTCTCCACAAAGCTGCCGTCTACCGAGGGAGACACCCAGCAG CTCCAGAGAAAGAGACACATTGGGAATGACATTGTGGCCATCATCTTCCAAGAAGAAAACACACCGTTTGTCCCAGATATGATTGCATCCAACTTCTTACATGCCTACATTGTCGTGCAGGCTGAGAACCTGGGCATGGAGACCCCATCCTACAAG GTTGCAGTCACTGCCCGGGAATATGTGCCTGCCTTTGGCccacctctgcccagcccccgtTTTCCAGAAG ACCGGACGAGGGCAGCCCTCCTGGACAACCTTCACGATGAACTCCACGCCCACACGCAGGCCATGCTGGGACTGGGCCCAGAAGAGGACAAGTTTGAGAGTGGGGGCCATGGGGGATTCCTGGAGTCTTTCAAG
- the LOC105064397 gene encoding rap1 GTPase-activating protein 2-like isoform X2, which yields MTHGQTGVESLYTVFRDRETVFPVSTKLPSTEGDTQQLQRKRHIGNDIVAIIFQEENTPFVPDMIASNFLHAYIVVQAENLGMETPSYKVAVTAREYVPAFGPPLPSPRFPEGPRVQGVSAHQAHQRRECCKSDKFAKLETGRGQPSWTTFTMNSTPTRRPCWDWAQKRTSLRVGAMGDSWSLSRKEVD from the exons ATGACCCACGGACAGACAGGGGTGGAATCACTGTACACAGTATTCCGGGACAGGGAGACCGTGTTTCCTGTCTCCACAAAGCTGCCGTCTACCGAGGGAGACACCCAGCAG CTCCAGAGAAAGAGACACATTGGGAATGACATTGTGGCCATCATCTTCCAAGAAGAAAACACACCGTTTGTCCCAGATATGATTGCATCCAACTTCTTACATGCCTACATTGTCGTGCAGGCTGAGAACCTGGGCATGGAGACCCCATCCTACAAG GTTGCAGTCACTGCCCGGGAATATGTGCCTGCCTTTGGCccacctctgcccagcccccgtTTTCCAGAAG GGCCCAGAGTTCAGGGAGTTTCTGCTCACCAAGCTCACCAACGCAGAGAATGCTGCAAGTCAGACAAGTTTGCGAAGCTGGAG ACCGGACGAGGGCAGCCCTCCTGGACAACCTTCACGATGAACTCCACGCCCACACGCAGGCCATGCTGGGACTGGGCCCAGAAGAGGACAAGTTTGAGAGTGGGGGCCATGGGGGATTCCTGGAGTCTTTCAAG